In a genomic window of Paramicrobacterium chengjingii:
- the ribH gene encoding 6,7-dimethyl-8-ribityllumazine synthase translates to MSGTGSPTLNVDGTGLDIVIVAASWHETITNALVDSAVRTLDEAGANHTLVRVPGSFELPVVSRAALKAGADAVVALGVIIRGGTPHFEYVSDAATSGLTQVTIDTGKPVGFGVLTLDDEQQGIDRSGLPGSKEDKGREAAEAAIATVRALAAVRG, encoded by the coding sequence ATGAGCGGAACAGGCTCCCCCACACTGAACGTCGACGGCACGGGTCTCGACATCGTGATCGTCGCGGCCAGCTGGCACGAAACCATCACGAACGCACTCGTCGACAGTGCCGTGCGCACTCTCGACGAGGCCGGCGCCAACCACACACTCGTGCGGGTGCCCGGCAGCTTCGAGCTTCCCGTCGTCTCGCGTGCAGCGCTGAAGGCCGGCGCGGACGCCGTTGTCGCCCTCGGCGTGATCATCCGCGGTGGCACACCGCACTTCGAGTACGTATCGGACGCCGCCACCTCGGGTCTCACACAGGTCACCATCGACACGGGCAAACCAGTGGGTTTCGGTGTGCTCACCCTAGACGACGAGCAGCAGGGCATCGATCGTTCGGGACTGCCCGGCTCGAAGGAAGACAAGGGCCGCGAAGCTGCCGAAGCTGCTATCGCAACAGTACGCGCCCTCGCCGCAGTGCGAGGCTGA
- the ribA gene encoding GTP cyclohydrolase II, producing MSLASIPEALDALRQGKPVLVADDESRENEGDVIMSAALATQEWLAWTIRHTSGYICAPMTNEIADTLNLPLMVPDSEDPRGTAYTISVDAADRISTGISAADRSHTLRTLGSPDSTPASLIRPGHVLPLRARDGGVRERDGHTEAAVDLMKLAGLPPVGAICEVVHDDGEMMRLPGLIELGVQADVPVITIAELIRYIESTPDAARVCTAESAVPESSEVIFEVETTIPTTHGTFRVRAYRDRATGADHVAVISGELESGSLVRVHSECLTGEAFGSLKCECGPQLDAALDTVQRHGGVVIYLRGHEGRGIGLVNKLRAYKLQEDGLDTLDANLALGLPADARDYTAASAILTDLGLDTVRVLTNNPTKVQQLEAHGITVAERVPLVVGVGPFNSQYLATKRDRMGHQLEQPLATETTKLASTQGEK from the coding sequence ATGAGCCTCGCCTCTATCCCCGAGGCCCTCGACGCACTGCGTCAGGGCAAGCCCGTGCTAGTCGCCGACGACGAATCTCGCGAGAACGAGGGTGACGTGATCATGTCAGCCGCGCTCGCCACACAGGAATGGCTCGCGTGGACGATCCGGCACACCAGCGGGTACATCTGCGCGCCCATGACCAACGAGATCGCCGACACGCTGAATCTTCCCCTCATGGTGCCCGACAGCGAAGATCCTCGCGGAACGGCGTACACGATCTCCGTCGACGCTGCCGACCGCATTTCGACAGGCATCAGCGCCGCCGACCGCTCACACACTCTGCGCACGCTCGGCTCTCCAGACTCAACACCGGCGAGCCTCATCCGCCCAGGCCACGTTCTCCCCTTGCGCGCGCGCGACGGAGGCGTACGCGAGCGCGACGGGCACACCGAGGCAGCGGTCGATCTGATGAAACTCGCGGGGCTCCCTCCCGTCGGAGCGATCTGCGAGGTGGTGCACGACGACGGTGAGATGATGCGGCTTCCGGGGCTCATCGAGTTGGGTGTGCAGGCAGACGTGCCGGTTATCACGATTGCCGAGCTCATCCGGTACATCGAATCAACACCGGATGCCGCGCGAGTCTGCACGGCCGAGTCGGCTGTGCCGGAGTCATCCGAAGTGATCTTCGAGGTCGAAACGACAATCCCCACGACGCACGGCACCTTCCGTGTGCGGGCGTACCGCGACAGGGCAACGGGCGCCGATCACGTCGCCGTGATCTCGGGTGAACTCGAAAGCGGATCGCTCGTGCGCGTGCACTCGGAGTGCCTCACCGGTGAAGCATTTGGCTCGCTCAAGTGCGAGTGTGGCCCGCAGCTCGACGCCGCACTCGACACCGTGCAGCGCCACGGCGGAGTGGTGATCTATCTGCGCGGTCACGAGGGCCGCGGCATCGGCCTCGTGAACAAACTCCGGGCCTACAAGCTACAAGAAGACGGGCTCGATACGCTCGACGCCAACCTCGCCCTCGGGCTGCCGGCCGATGCCCGCGATTACACTGCGGCATCCGCCATTCTCACCGACCTCGGGCTCGACACCGTGCGCGTGCTGACGAACAACCCGACAAAGGTGCAGCAGCTCGAGGCACACGGCATCACGGTCGCCGAGCGCGTGCCGCTCGTTGTCGGGGTTGGACCGTTCAATTCTCAGTACCTGGCCACCAAGCGTGACCGTATGGGGCACCAACTCGAGCAGCCGCTCGCAACCGAAACGACAAAACTGGCATCTACCCAAGGAGAGAAATGA